The DNA region AGGTATGCCAGCTTAGGACTAAATGCCATCTCTGGGAGCCACATTCCATTTGTTTTAATGTTCATTACTTCCTCCGTCGTTTTCATTCCCAAATTGAGCTCATAGTCTAAGAGGTCAAACCACCCGTACTTCTCCGCGATGTATCCACTAATTGGGTGGGCAAAGTAGCTCGATAAAATGTCTATCTGCCCTCTTTCATAGAGCTGCTTGTAGAGTTCTATGGTTTCTTGTACACGTTTTGCCTCTGCGCTGTCTGGAGTAAAGCATTGGTATTGGGGATAGCTCTGACACCAGCCGCTTTTAGTAAGGTTCCACTGCCACAGAAGTGAGGGGGAAAGATGGTACGTCATCTTTATCTGCGGATATTTTTGAAGTATGTAAGCGTGGAAGTAGTATGCTCCTCCGGGATAGTAAGGATAAAGCTCGTCTTCATAAGTGTGTACAAGGGCCCACGGACCGTGAAGGGTTCCATTGGGCCAAACACCAGGGCTCTGGTGATGATGCCATATAAAGACCACATATAAAGGTGTTCCTTCCTTTTTGAATGCTGACACCTCTTTCTCTGCGGAGGAAATAACCTCATCTTTAAGCTCCAGCGTAGCCTTTATTTTGCATACGCCTGAAACAGCGCCTTCGAGAGTTGTTTCACTTTCTTTTTCAAGCGAAACTGGAACTGTAACTTGGCTAACTCCCTTTTCACTACACACCAGCTGGGCTTTTAGCTCTGCAGTTTCGTTGAGTGGTTCTTTGGGTATTAGCCTTATTTTAATGGTTATTTTCTCACCTTCAATTGGAAAATCAGGAACTTCAAAAATTATCTTAAACTTCTCCTTTGAGATGTATTTTATCATTCCTCTATAAATCTCGGGATAAATGCTCTCTACGTCTTCAATAGTCCCAACAAATATCTCAAATACATAGGTCTTGCTTTCCCCGGGATTTAGCTCTAATGGAGCAAATTCCGCTCTTGTTTCGCTTCCCCAGCCCGAGCTCTCGAGCCAAAGAGCTTTGCTTTCCTCTTTCGGAAAAATCAGTGCTATCAAATCTTCCTCAAAATCCACCAGCCCAAAGGCCTTAAGTTTAGTTCCCAGCCTAACCCAGTTTTTGTTATCTACATGGAGCTCGTCATCAACCCAAATCTGCTTTTCGCCTCCGGGTTTTCCTAAATAGCCTGCCCAAGCCATTGCATAGCCCAAAGAAAAGCCGTCCCAATTGGTCTCACTTTTAAATGTCTCTTTTCCGTTGTTAGTGAACCTAACAGTGAGCCTTGCCCTATTCTCATCCAGTTGCTCAAAAATCTTCTCAACAAAAAGGTCGCCAACTTCTGTTGTTCCAATTATTTTTTCTCCTTCTACCCGCAGCTGATACTCTTTGGTTGCTAGAGAACCGGGCCATGGTTCGCTCAGCAGCCAATCCCAGAGAGGATAGCTCTTCCCTAAAGCGCCCCTATCTCCTGCATCAATGATATTTTTGCTGTTTATCTCCCACTGTTCCAGTACAAAGCCATTATTGGAGATTTTAACATCTCCTTGTGCACTTGAATATGGAAGCAGAGAGAACACCAAGAGGAAAATCAATACAATACTGGCTTTGCGCATGATATCACCAATAGGGATACACGAAAGATGTAAATAAAGTTATTGCCTTTGGAGGAGTATGTCC from Palaeococcus pacificus DY20341 includes:
- a CDS encoding CGP-CTERM sorting domain-containing protein, with amino-acid sequence MRKASIVLIFLLVFSLLPYSSAQGDVKISNNGFVLEQWEINSKNIIDAGDRGALGKSYPLWDWLLSEPWPGSLATKEYQLRVEGEKIIGTTEVGDLFVEKIFEQLDENRARLTVRFTNNGKETFKSETNWDGFSLGYAMAWAGYLGKPGGEKQIWVDDELHVDNKNWVRLGTKLKAFGLVDFEEDLIALIFPKEESKALWLESSGWGSETRAEFAPLELNPGESKTYVFEIFVGTIEDVESIYPEIYRGMIKYISKEKFKIIFEVPDFPIEGEKITIKIRLIPKEPLNETAELKAQLVCSEKGVSQVTVPVSLEKESETTLEGAVSGVCKIKATLELKDEVISSAEKEVSAFKKEGTPLYVVFIWHHHQSPGVWPNGTLHGPWALVHTYEDELYPYYPGGAYYFHAYILQKYPQIKMTYHLSPSLLWQWNLTKSGWCQSYPQYQCFTPDSAEAKRVQETIELYKQLYERGQIDILSSYFAHPISGYIAEKYGWFDLLDYELNLGMKTTEEVMNIKTNGMWLPEMAFSPKLAYLFDKYSIKYFPLDDRCHLRVLYPYSPYHLYKLENSSTLILFRDHSLSDEFAFNNNFRSEEEAREKAKEIVEKILSVRSKDPSAEVVTIAADGENWIIFSNNPPLTAFYFEALLQYLEEAQEKGLLKTVTFREATLKLKPYQNVTPLATSWLCSWDKWTRERKNLQEPMWKRDEKVYTLIQEYKEKCSKNEVYYKALYGLSQAMDSDFYWAEFIFDKHVYAWLNWTEETVNAGLAKCEVSTSSPFETTTTVPEEGICGPVMILAIALVPLVLRRRL